The following coding sequences lie in one Terriglobales bacterium genomic window:
- the galU gene encoding UTP--glucose-1-phosphate uridylyltransferase GalU, which translates to MLRVRKAVFPAAGLGTRFLPATKAMPKEMLPLVDKPIIQYGVEEALAAGCNQIVIVTGRGKTAIEDHFDVSYELEKMLAEKGKTELLTIVHHISDMIHVAYVRQKEALGLGHAVLMARELVGNEPFAVLLADDVIDAEVPCLKQMMEVFEETQSSVIATQVVEGKAISAYGVLDAKPVSGKFQDRLFEVSNMVEKPRLEDAPSNLAIIGRYILTPGIFEALEHTPLGAGGELQLTDAIRLLLQKEKVYGYRFEGTRHDTGDKAGFLKATVEFALKRPDLGNDLRIWLKGLKL; encoded by the coding sequence ATGCTACGAGTCCGTAAAGCCGTTTTTCCCGCCGCTGGATTGGGCACACGTTTTTTGCCCGCCACCAAAGCCATGCCCAAAGAGATGCTTCCGCTGGTGGATAAGCCCATCATCCAGTATGGCGTCGAGGAGGCGCTGGCTGCCGGCTGCAACCAGATTGTGATTGTCACCGGCCGCGGCAAGACCGCGATTGAAGACCACTTTGACGTCAGCTACGAGCTGGAAAAGATGCTGGCGGAAAAAGGAAAAACGGAGCTGCTGACCATCGTCCATCATATTTCAGACATGATCCATGTCGCCTATGTGCGGCAGAAAGAGGCCCTCGGCCTGGGACATGCCGTGCTCATGGCGCGCGAACTGGTGGGCAATGAGCCTTTCGCCGTGCTGCTCGCCGATGACGTGATTGACGCGGAAGTACCCTGCCTCAAGCAGATGATGGAAGTTTTTGAGGAGACGCAGTCGTCTGTGATCGCCACCCAGGTCGTAGAGGGGAAGGCAATTTCCGCCTATGGTGTGCTCGATGCCAAGCCGGTGAGCGGGAAATTTCAGGACCGGCTCTTTGAAGTCTCCAACATGGTGGAAAAGCCAAGGCTGGAAGATGCTCCATCGAATCTTGCCATCATTGGACGTTATATCCTGACCCCGGGAATTTTCGAGGCGCTTGAGCACACGCCGCTTGGGGCAGGCGGCGAACTCCAACTCACCGACGCCATACGGCTCCTGCTGCAGAAAGAAAAAGTCTACGGCTACCGCTTTGAGGGCACGCGGCATGACACCGGCGACAAGGCGGGATTCCTGAAAGCTACGGTGGAATTCGCCCTCAAGCGACCCGATTTGGGAAATGACCTGCGAATTTGGCTTAAGGGGTTGAAGCTGTAA
- the purE gene encoding 5-(carboxyamino)imidazole ribonucleotide mutase yields the protein MTSKPVVSIVMGSDSDLEIMSEAGKALAGFGIAYEIDITSAHRAPRKTSEFAHNAAGRGVKVIIAGAGGAAHLAGVIAAETTLPVIGVPIPSSSLQGLDSLLATVQMPAGIPVATVAIGKAGATNAGILAAQILALSDPEIAKKMVSHKEKLAQGVEEKSKKLKAGQS from the coding sequence ATGACTTCCAAACCTGTGGTCTCAATCGTGATGGGCAGCGACTCTGACCTGGAAATTATGAGCGAAGCCGGCAAGGCCTTGGCGGGCTTCGGCATTGCTTACGAGATAGACATCACCTCGGCGCACCGCGCCCCGCGTAAGACTTCCGAGTTCGCCCACAATGCCGCCGGGCGCGGCGTGAAAGTCATCATTGCCGGCGCAGGCGGCGCGGCACATCTGGCGGGTGTGATCGCGGCTGAGACCACGCTGCCGGTCATCGGAGTGCCTATCCCTTCGAGCTCCCTGCAGGGTCTGGATTCGCTGCTGGCCACAGTCCAGATGCCGGCCGGCATACCCGTAGCCACCGTCGCCATCGGCAAGGCCGGCGCCACCAACGCCGGAATCTTGGCCGCGCAGATTCTTGCCCTCAGCGACCCCGAGATCGCAAAGAAAATGGTGTCGCACAAAGAAAAGCTGGCGCAAGGTGTAGAGGAAAAATCAAAAAAACTGAAGGCAGGGCAAAGCTGA
- the purD gene encoding phosphoribosylamine--glycine ligase, protein MGMKVLILGSGGREHALAWKVRQSPRVSEVICAPGNGGIGEEATCVSADLKNIDSIVELANRIQPDLTVVGPELPLTLGVVDEFNRRALPVFGPTQAAARLESSKSFAKEFMKRFNIPTAGYAVCNTVEEVKDALSHFHPPIVVKADGLAAGKGVVIAQSKEEALQVAGDMLSGKMLGSAGACVVLEEFLQGDELSFLVLSDGQRVAPLVAAQDHKRVGDGDTGPNTGGMGAYSADFLLDEKMREWLLAHIARPVIDGMRAEGSEYRGILYVGLMLTPRGPMVLEFNCRFGDPETQPILMRMESDLVEAMEASIDGRVSEGDFKWSSDATVCVVIASGGYPEVYEVGKKITGLSEASKIEGAKVFHAGTSRDQSGNFYTAGGRVLGVTARAADLSAAVERAYAAVEKIHFDGMHYRKDIAARALKQKV, encoded by the coding sequence ATGGGAATGAAAGTCCTGATTCTCGGTAGTGGCGGACGCGAGCACGCGCTGGCATGGAAGGTGCGCCAGTCGCCGCGCGTCTCTGAAGTCATCTGCGCTCCCGGCAATGGCGGTATTGGCGAAGAAGCCACTTGCGTCAGCGCCGACCTCAAGAACATTGATTCTATCGTCGAACTCGCCAACCGCATTCAGCCCGACCTGACGGTTGTGGGCCCCGAACTGCCACTTACCCTCGGCGTGGTGGATGAATTCAACCGTCGCGCCCTGCCCGTCTTCGGTCCAACCCAGGCGGCAGCCCGCCTGGAATCGAGCAAGAGCTTCGCCAAGGAGTTCATGAAGCGTTTCAACATCCCTACCGCAGGTTATGCGGTATGCAACACCGTGGAAGAGGTCAAGGATGCGCTGTCGCACTTCCATCCCCCCATCGTTGTCAAGGCCGATGGACTCGCCGCCGGCAAGGGTGTGGTGATTGCCCAAAGCAAAGAAGAAGCTCTACAGGTGGCCGGCGACATGCTCTCCGGAAAGATGCTGGGCAGCGCCGGAGCTTGCGTTGTGCTCGAGGAATTTCTTCAGGGCGATGAGCTTTCTTTCCTGGTGTTGAGCGATGGCCAGCGGGTCGCGCCCCTGGTGGCAGCGCAGGACCACAAACGCGTCGGTGACGGCGATACCGGCCCGAACACCGGCGGCATGGGTGCCTACTCGGCGGATTTCCTGCTGGATGAAAAGATGCGCGAGTGGCTGCTGGCGCACATCGCGCGGCCTGTGATTGACGGCATGCGCGCCGAGGGCAGCGAATATAGGGGTATCCTCTACGTCGGACTGATGCTTACCCCCCGTGGACCCATGGTGCTGGAGTTCAACTGCCGCTTCGGAGACCCCGAGACCCAGCCCATCCTCATGCGCATGGAAAGCGACCTGGTCGAGGCCATGGAAGCTTCGATTGACGGACGCGTGAGCGAAGGCGACTTCAAGTGGTCGAGCGATGCCACGGTTTGCGTGGTGATCGCCTCGGGCGGATATCCTGAAGTCTACGAGGTGGGCAAGAAAATCACCGGGCTGAGCGAAGCCAGCAAGATCGAAGGCGCAAAAGTATTTCACGCCGGCACCAGCCGCGACCAGAGCGGAAACTTTTATACCGCAGGCGGACGCGTGCTGGGCGTAACCGCGCGCGCCGCAGATTTGAGCGCAGCCGTAGAACGCGCCTACGCCGCCGTAGAGAAGATCCACTTCGATGGCATGCACTATCGCAAAGATATCGCCGCACGGGCGCTGAAGCAGAAAGTTTAA